A segment of the Bacillus pseudomycoides genome:
ATCAAAAGCAGCTGGGAAAGAGCAAGGATTTGTTGCTGGAATGAACTCAACTTATACAAGTTTAGGGAATATTGTTGGGCCGGCCATGGGAGGAATACTATTTGATATAAACATCCATTATCCGTATCTTTTCTCTGCTGTTATTATGGCGATTGGCATCGGTATTACAGTCATGTGGAAAGAAAAGCAAATGGTAGAAAGTTTAGCGAAATAAAAAATAAGTGGAGTTAAATTTTTAAATACATCTTAAAAATAAGAAAAAAGCTCCTTCGAAATTTGAAGGAGCTTTTATAAATCTATAGAAAGAGCTGTAATGAATTTTCACTTTTGTAGTCTCTTTTTAAAATAATAAGTTTGATGTGTTGTGTAAATTGCATAGTGATAGATTGATAATACGAGTTAAAAAACGATATAGAGAGGAAGTGAAAACATGAATTACTTTACTAGATCCAATCTCGAAATATAAAACGATTTAACACTTGCACTTTTCAAGAATACTATACAAATCAAAAAACATCCCTCGTTTTTGCTTTGCATTTATAATTCCGATTATAACTTCGAATATTGTATATCCAGCGATTGAGCATCCCTATCATCCAAAGATAAATAACAAAGGAGATTGACCGCCACATATTTGTGTATAGGCGATCATCTCCTTTTATTTTATCTTACTATTTGTGGGCAGTAATCTTTCTCCCTCAAAATTCAGTGCAAGCAAAGAAGTTAGGTGCCACTATATAAAGTCAGCCCAAATCGCTTTAATTCGATAAAAATCCCCTCTAATTTTCTTCCTTTATCTGTTAGCGTATATTCCACTCGAGGAGGAACTTCAGGATAAACCTTTCTTGTTACAATACCTTGGCCTTCTAATTCCTTAAGGCGAAGTGAGAGTGTTTTTGGGCTGATACCATCCATTGATTTTAGCAAATCACTAAAGCGCAATGTTCCTTCAATAAGAAGGTCCC
Coding sequences within it:
- a CDS encoding helix-turn-helix domain-containing protein, which translates into the protein MSNIDPIVLTKGSPGIPCPIAKTLDVIGTKWTFLIIRDLLIEGTLRFSDLLKSMDGISPKTLSLRLKELEGQGIVTRKVYPEVPPRVEYTLTDKGRKLEGIFIELKRFGLTLYSGT